A single Candidatus Chlamydia corallus DNA region contains:
- a CDS encoding peroxiredoxin, whose product MTLSLVGKEAPSFVAQAVIDGETRTVSLKDYLGKYVILFFYPKDFTYVCPTELHAFQDALGEFHSRGAEVIGCSVDDLATHKQWLATKKKQGGIEGITYPLLSDEDKAISKSYHVLKPEDELSFRGVFLIDKGGIIRHLVVNDLPLGRSIEEELRTLDALIFFETNGLVCPANWREGALAMAPNEEGLQSYFGTID is encoded by the coding sequence ATGACACTATCCCTAGTGGGAAAGGAAGCCCCTAGTTTTGTTGCTCAAGCCGTGATTGATGGTGAGACACGTACTGTATCTTTAAAAGATTATTTAGGAAAGTACGTGATACTTTTCTTTTACCCCAAAGATTTTACTTATGTATGTCCTACAGAGTTACACGCATTTCAAGATGCCCTAGGAGAATTTCACTCACGAGGAGCTGAAGTCATTGGTTGTTCCGTGGATGACCTTGCAACCCATAAACAGTGGTTAGCCACTAAGAAAAAACAAGGTGGAATTGAAGGTATTACCTATCCTCTTCTCTCTGATGAAGATAAAGCCATTTCAAAGAGTTATCATGTTTTAAAACCCGAAGATGAATTGTCTTTCCGAGGCGTTTTCTTGATTGATAAAGGTGGAATCATCCGTCATCTCGTGGTTAACGATCTTCCCCTCGGTCGTTCTATAGAAGAGGAACTTAGAACTTTGGATGCTTTGATCTTCTTTGAAACTAACGGCTTAGTCTGTCCTGCAAACTGGCGTGAAGGAGCGCTGGCGATGGCTCCAAATGAAGAAGGGTTGCAAAGCTATTTCGGCACTATAGATTAG
- a CDS encoding succinate dehydrogenase cytochrome b558 subunit: protein MSRREICPEVSQKKGKYYIAFALRCIHSLAGIAFTFFLCEHLFTNMLASSYFSQGKGFVAMVNSFHKVPGLKIIEIVCLALPFLSHAIIGTVYLFQGKSNSSCGDGSQPCLRYVKNYSYTWQRWTAWILLFGIAFHVAHLRFVRYPVHVDIRGTTYYAVDIQPSRYRAIVRGTKDFLTLNIANTEDSILEVPRGALDRVDAELLSERSSYLLTPSAGVAFLYVVRDALGSLPVALLYTILVIAAGFHGFNGLWTFCSRWGVIISLRLQAVLRIVCYLAMVVVTIMGVSVIWNLYSVA from the coding sequence ATGTCGCGACGTGAAATCTGCCCCGAAGTGTCACAAAAAAAAGGTAAGTATTATATTGCGTTTGCCTTGCGTTGTATTCACTCTTTAGCTGGTATAGCGTTTACTTTTTTCTTATGTGAACACTTATTTACCAATATGCTAGCTTCTTCTTACTTTTCCCAAGGGAAAGGTTTTGTTGCTATGGTCAACAGCTTCCACAAGGTGCCAGGGCTGAAAATTATTGAAATTGTTTGTTTGGCGCTTCCTTTTCTTTCTCATGCGATTATTGGTACTGTGTATCTCTTTCAGGGAAAAAGTAATTCTTCTTGTGGTGATGGAAGTCAACCCTGTTTACGTTATGTGAAAAATTACAGCTACACATGGCAAAGGTGGACAGCGTGGATTTTGCTCTTTGGAATCGCTTTCCATGTTGCTCATTTGCGTTTTGTTCGTTATCCCGTGCATGTCGATATCCGTGGAACTACCTACTATGCTGTAGACATTCAACCTTCTCGCTATCGTGCTATTGTTCGTGGAACAAAAGATTTTTTAACTTTGAATATTGCTAACACAGAAGATTCGATCCTAGAAGTGCCTCGTGGAGCTTTAGATCGTGTTGATGCGGAGTTATTGTCTGAGAGGAGTTCGTATTTATTGACTCCAAGTGCGGGTGTCGCATTTCTTTATGTAGTACGTGATGCCTTGGGGTCTCTACCAGTAGCTCTCCTATATACTATCTTGGTCATTGCTGCTGGATTTCATGGGTTTAATGGGCTGTGGACCTTTTGCTCTCGTTGGGGTGTTATCATTTCTCTACGGCTGCAAGCAGTATTGCGGATAGTATGTTACCTTGCTATGGTTGTTGTAACTATCATGGGAGTGAGTGTGATTTGGAATTTGTATAGCGTGGCATAG
- the tolB gene encoding Tol-Pal system protein TolB, whose amino-acid sequence MLRQLCFQAFFFCFASLLHAQELEVVVRSEHVMLPIQVSCHTDAKDPKIQKYLSSLTEIICNDIALGDCLQPTATSTKSPSTLGLSLRLDVPQLSIVLLQSSKAPQTLYSLTISQNLSIDRQKIHHAADAIHYALTGIPGISAGKIVFALSQSGKDQKLKQGELWTTDYDGKNLTPLTTESSLSITPKWVGVGSNFPYFYVSYKYGIPKIFLGSLENTEGKKVLPLQGNQFMPTFSPRKKLLAFVADTYGNPDLFIQPFSLTSGPTGRPRRLLNENFGTQGNPSFSPEGSRIVFISNKDGSPRLYVMSLDPEPQAPRLLTKKYRNSSCPAWSPDGKKIAFCSVIKGVRQICIYDLSSGEDYQLTTSPINKESPSWAIDSRHLVFSAGTPGESELYLISLITKKTNKIAIGVGEKRFPSWGAFPQQPTKRTL is encoded by the coding sequence ATGTTACGGCAACTATGTTTCCAAGCTTTTTTCTTTTGTTTCGCATCATTATTGCATGCTCAAGAGTTAGAAGTTGTTGTCCGCTCCGAACATGTCATGCTTCCTATCCAAGTTTCTTGTCATACCGATGCGAAAGATCCAAAAATACAGAAATATCTTAGCTCGCTAACAGAGATAATCTGCAATGACATTGCCCTAGGGGATTGCCTACAACCCACAGCGACCTCTACAAAATCCCCTTCTACTTTGGGATTATCTTTACGGCTAGACGTACCGCAACTATCTATAGTACTTCTTCAGTCTTCAAAAGCTCCTCAGACCTTATATTCTTTAACTATTTCTCAAAATCTCTCTATAGATCGTCAAAAAATCCACCACGCTGCTGATGCAATTCATTATGCTCTGACAGGAATCCCTGGAATTAGCGCAGGTAAAATTGTTTTTGCTTTAAGTCAGTCGGGGAAGGATCAAAAGCTCAAACAAGGGGAATTGTGGACTACAGACTATGACGGGAAAAACCTCACTCCCTTAACAACAGAATCCTCACTGTCTATAACTCCAAAGTGGGTAGGTGTGGGATCAAATTTTCCCTATTTCTATGTTTCATATAAGTACGGTATCCCTAAAATTTTTCTTGGTTCCTTAGAGAACACAGAGGGGAAGAAAGTACTCCCATTGCAAGGCAACCAATTCATGCCTACTTTTTCTCCAAGAAAAAAACTTCTAGCTTTTGTTGCAGATACCTATGGAAATCCTGATTTATTTATTCAACCTTTCTCATTAACTTCGGGACCTACAGGTCGACCTCGTCGCTTGCTTAACGAAAATTTTGGGACGCAAGGAAATCCCTCTTTCAGTCCAGAAGGATCGAGGATTGTCTTTATATCAAACAAAGATGGCTCTCCTCGTCTTTATGTTATGTCTCTTGATCCCGAACCCCAAGCACCTAGGCTGCTGACAAAAAAATACAGAAATAGCAGTTGCCCTGCATGGTCTCCAGATGGTAAAAAAATAGCATTCTGCTCTGTAATTAAAGGGGTGCGACAAATTTGTATTTACGATCTCTCCTCTGGAGAGGATTACCAATTGACAACATCTCCCATAAATAAAGAAAGTCCTTCTTGGGCTATAGATAGCCGTCATCTTGTCTTTAGTGCAGGAACGCCAGGAGAATCAGAGTTATATTTAATCAGTCTAATTACCAAAAAAACTAACAAAATTGCTATAGGAGTAGGAGAAAAACGGTTCCCCTCCTGGGGTGCTTTCCCTCAGCAACCGACAAAGAGAACACTATGA
- a CDS encoding LysM peptidoglycan-binding domain-containing protein, whose protein sequence is MRANPRLFILIGLLFLGINFGHLYAGGKSPSLQGVVAEIEDISAKLASHEAEIVMLSERLDEQDSKCQKLTATKPETLAQKIRELESDQKALAKTLAVLTASVKDLQTNLQSKLQEIQKDHKALAQDLRLVRRSLLALVDSSSPGAYADFSDSVPEHIYIVCQGDSLSKIAKKYKLSVTELKKINKLDSDAIYAGQRLCLQRNKQ, encoded by the coding sequence ATGCGCGCTAATCCAAGACTCTTCATTCTCATAGGTCTACTATTCCTTGGGATAAACTTTGGTCATCTGTATGCTGGAGGAAAATCTCCTTCTCTACAAGGAGTCGTTGCAGAAATCGAAGACATCTCGGCAAAATTAGCGTCGCACGAAGCAGAAATTGTCATGCTTTCAGAACGCTTGGATGAGCAAGACTCTAAATGTCAAAAATTGACAGCAACAAAGCCAGAAACATTAGCTCAAAAAATCCGCGAGCTAGAATCTGATCAAAAGGCGCTTGCAAAAACATTGGCAGTACTAACAGCGTCTGTTAAAGACTTACAGACAAACTTACAAAGCAAACTGCAAGAAATTCAAAAAGACCATAAAGCTTTAGCTCAGGATTTGCGTCTTGTACGGCGTTCTTTACTTGCTTTAGTAGACAGCTCCTCTCCTGGAGCTTATGCGGACTTCTCCGATTCCGTTCCTGAGCATATTTATATAGTATGTCAAGGTGACAGTCTTAGTAAAATTGCTAAAAAATATAAACTTTCAGTAACTGAATTGAAAAAAATTAATAAATTAGATTCTGATGCTATTTATGCTGGGCAAAGACTTTGTTTACAAAGAAATAAGCAATAA
- a CDS encoding ExbD/TolR family protein gives MKYRFVEEIEEEPLVNLTPLIDIVFVILMAFIIAVPLIKLDSIALAPGTQEQELLSNQDDSIAVIKVFADNSLTLDEHPVTLQELTDRLTLLHKTHPEKTPLLLQDGETTFRRYQKVKNAVEAAGFHELHVALQN, from the coding sequence ATGAAATATCGCTTTGTTGAAGAAATAGAAGAAGAGCCTCTTGTGAACCTCACGCCATTAATTGACATTGTCTTTGTCATTTTAATGGCATTTATCATCGCTGTACCTCTAATAAAGCTCGATTCTATAGCTCTTGCCCCAGGCACACAAGAGCAAGAACTTCTGAGCAACCAAGACGATTCTATAGCCGTAATTAAAGTATTTGCAGACAATTCGTTAACCTTGGACGAACATCCCGTCACACTACAAGAGTTAACAGATCGGCTTACCCTGCTCCACAAAACACATCCAGAAAAAACTCCCTTATTATTACAAGATGGAGAGACCACCTTTCGGAGATACCAAAAAGTAAAAAATGCCGTAGAAGCCGCAGGTTTTCATGAGCTCCATGTAGCTCTACAAAATTAA
- a CDS encoding protein-disulfide reductase DsbD family protein: MNKFKAYLQTTLLALFFSFPALSGSFSSIQAEEITQQVAHPGAELLSEGSHIPGLQTFRVGIKITASKGSHIYWKNPGEIGSPLKISWQLPEGFVVEEEHWPTPKVFEEDGATFFGYEDSALIVADIRPAKGLTPGQKVELQARVEWLACGDSCLPGDVNLKLTLPYEEKEPLLYPDTHIEFSRTLRAQPRVLENDHSVQVARGKGNEIILNISEKIKATKAWFVSEKADKLFAYAETSYSEGTGTAWRFKVKNLSGFQKNEKLHGVLLLADHTGRPVESLTIRSEVLGQTSAAVSGLSQYITILIMAFLGGVLLNIMPCVLPLVTLKVYGLIKSAGEHRSSVVANGLWFTLGVVGCFWGLAGIAFILKILGHNIGWGFQLQEPMFVATLIIVFFLFALSSLGLFEMGTMFANLGGKLQSSEIKSTGNKAIGSFFNGILATLVTTPCTGPFLGSVLGLVMSISFAQQLLIFTAIGLGMASPYLLFSVFPKMLIMLPKPGGWMSTFKQLTGFMLLATVTWLVWIFGSETSTTSVVVLLGGLWLAGLGAWILGRWGTPVSPKKQRVCASLFFFAFIGAAVSVSCLASHYFVESQKTVVVSEDSSWQPFSLEKLAQLRAQGRSVFVNFTAKWCLTCQMNKPVLYGDALQKLFQDHGIVTLEADWTRKDPGITEELARLGRASVPSYVYYPGDNSSPVVLPEKITQNLLEDILNRF, encoded by the coding sequence TTGAATAAATTCAAAGCATATTTACAAACCACATTGTTAGCACTTTTCTTTTCTTTCCCAGCGTTATCTGGAAGTTTTTCATCTATCCAGGCGGAAGAAATCACACAACAAGTAGCTCATCCAGGAGCGGAACTACTTTCTGAGGGTAGCCATATTCCTGGATTACAGACATTCCGAGTGGGAATCAAGATTACTGCCTCTAAAGGTAGCCATATCTATTGGAAAAATCCTGGAGAGATCGGAAGTCCTCTTAAGATTTCTTGGCAATTACCAGAAGGCTTCGTTGTTGAAGAGGAACATTGGCCTACTCCGAAAGTATTTGAGGAAGATGGCGCAACGTTTTTCGGATATGAGGATTCTGCTCTTATTGTCGCAGATATTCGTCCTGCCAAAGGATTGACTCCTGGTCAGAAGGTTGAATTGCAGGCTCGAGTCGAATGGCTAGCTTGTGGAGATAGCTGTTTGCCTGGGGATGTCAATTTAAAATTGACACTGCCTTATGAAGAGAAGGAGCCTTTGCTTTATCCCGATACACACATCGAATTTAGTAGGACCTTGCGTGCGCAGCCTCGTGTTTTAGAAAATGATCATTCTGTTCAGGTTGCGAGAGGAAAAGGGAACGAGATCATTCTAAATATCTCTGAAAAGATAAAAGCTACGAAAGCGTGGTTTGTTTCTGAAAAAGCCGATAAGCTCTTTGCCTACGCAGAGACTTCCTATAGTGAGGGAACAGGAACGGCATGGAGATTCAAGGTAAAAAATCTCTCTGGGTTCCAGAAGAATGAGAAGCTTCATGGTGTACTCCTGCTAGCAGATCATACGGGTCGTCCTGTTGAATCACTCACGATTCGTAGTGAGGTTCTTGGTCAAACAAGCGCTGCTGTTTCAGGACTTTCACAATATATAACGATTTTGATCATGGCTTTTCTCGGCGGGGTACTTTTAAATATTATGCCCTGTGTTCTTCCTTTAGTAACTCTTAAGGTATACGGTTTAATAAAATCTGCTGGAGAGCATCGTTCTTCTGTAGTTGCTAATGGCTTATGGTTTACTTTAGGTGTTGTAGGATGTTTCTGGGGATTAGCGGGTATTGCTTTTATACTTAAGATTTTAGGCCATAATATAGGCTGGGGATTTCAACTCCAAGAACCCATGTTTGTTGCGACATTGATCATTGTATTTTTCTTATTTGCTTTAAGTTCTTTAGGGCTTTTTGAAATGGGGACCATGTTTGCAAATCTAGGAGGAAAATTACAATCTTCAGAGATAAAGAGCACAGGCAATAAAGCTATAGGGTCTTTCTTTAATGGAATTTTAGCTACGCTAGTAACCACTCCTTGTACAGGACCTTTTTTAGGTTCCGTCTTGGGATTAGTCATGTCTATATCTTTTGCACAGCAGCTCTTGATTTTTACTGCGATAGGTTTGGGTATGGCCTCGCCTTACCTGCTCTTTTCTGTATTTCCAAAGATGTTGATCATGCTTCCAAAACCTGGAGGATGGATGAGCACGTTTAAACAGCTCACAGGATTTATGTTACTGGCAACGGTCACTTGGTTAGTGTGGATTTTTGGTTCCGAGACAAGTACCACCTCTGTTGTTGTTCTCCTTGGAGGACTGTGGCTTGCTGGCTTAGGAGCTTGGATTTTGGGGCGCTGGGGAACTCCTGTATCTCCTAAGAAACAACGGGTCTGCGCTTCTTTATTCTTCTTTGCATTTATAGGGGCAGCTGTATCTGTAAGTTGTTTGGCTTCTCATTACTTTGTTGAATCTCAGAAGACAGTCGTTGTTAGTGAGGATAGTTCATGGCAGCCGTTTTCTTTAGAAAAGCTTGCTCAACTGCGAGCACAGGGTCGTTCTGTATTTGTGAACTTTACAGCAAAGTGGTGCTTGACTTGTCAGATGAATAAACCTGTTTTGTATGGTGATGCTCTTCAAAAGCTATTTCAAGATCATGGAATTGTTACCCTAGAAGCAGATTGGACCCGTAAGGATCCAGGCATTACAGAAGAACTTGCTCGCTTAGGCAGAGCAAGTGTGCCTTCTTATGTCTACTATCCTGGCGACAACTCTTCACCTGTTGTGCTTCCAGAAAAGATTACACAAAATCTTTTAGAAGACATTTTGAATCGATTTTAG
- a CDS encoding TatD family hydrolase: MDLADAHLHLSDEAFYEDIDSVLQRAQDSGVSLVVNVTTTEEELNRSFAYAERFPKIRFCHVGGTPPQDADQDIEKDFRNFHAAAHSKKLAAIGEVGLDYCFAVTEEGIARQKEVLERYLALSLECELPLVVHCRGAFSDFFHMLDQYYHNDPRARSGMLHCFTGTLEEAQELISRGWFISISGIVTFKNAQDLRDLVAQCPMEHLLIETDAPFLAPVPHRGKKNEPAHVIHTINAIANLKGMLPQELAALAYNNVLRFLQG; the protein is encoded by the coding sequence ATGGATTTGGCTGACGCTCATCTTCATCTTTCTGATGAGGCTTTTTATGAGGATATTGACAGCGTATTACAACGTGCTCAAGATTCTGGAGTGTCGCTAGTTGTTAATGTAACAACAACAGAAGAGGAGTTGAATCGGTCCTTTGCTTATGCTGAACGTTTTCCTAAAATCCGATTTTGCCATGTTGGAGGGACACCTCCTCAAGATGCGGATCAGGATATCGAAAAAGACTTCAGAAATTTTCATGCTGCAGCACATAGTAAAAAACTTGCTGCAATCGGAGAAGTGGGCTTAGATTATTGCTTTGCAGTTACAGAAGAAGGGATAGCGCGCCAGAAAGAGGTTCTCGAACGCTATTTGGCTTTATCTTTAGAATGTGAACTACCTCTTGTTGTCCATTGTCGTGGTGCTTTTAGCGATTTTTTTCATATGCTAGATCAGTACTACCATAACGACCCGCGTGCACGTTCCGGTATGTTACATTGCTTTACAGGCACCTTAGAAGAAGCGCAGGAACTGATCTCTCGCGGATGGTTTATCTCTATAAGTGGGATAGTGACTTTTAAAAATGCTCAAGATTTGCGTGATCTAGTTGCACAATGTCCTATGGAACATCTTTTAATAGAGACCGATGCGCCTTTTCTTGCTCCCGTTCCTCATCGGGGAAAGAAAAATGAGCCAGCTCATGTGATCCACACCATAAATGCCATTGCTAATTTAAAAGGGATGCTCCCACAAGAACTCGCCGCTCTTGCGTACAACAACGTCTTACGCTTTTTGCAGGGTTAA
- a CDS encoding OmpA family protein: MNINSLRKFCILFALLALPACSFSPYHGWEDSCTTCHHAKRKKPSSFGFVPLYTEEDFNPNFTFAEYDSKEEKQYKSSQVAAFRNITFATDSYTIKGEENLAILANLVHHMKKNPKATLYIEGHTDERGAASYNLALGSRRANAIKEYLLKQGISGDRLSTISYGKEHPINLGHNELAWQQNRRTEFKIHAR; the protein is encoded by the coding sequence ATGAATATAAATTCCCTACGAAAATTTTGTATTTTATTTGCTTTACTTGCATTGCCAGCATGTAGTTTTTCACCTTATCACGGTTGGGAGGATTCTTGTACTACATGTCATCATGCAAAACGAAAAAAGCCTTCTTCTTTTGGTTTTGTTCCTCTCTATACCGAAGAGGACTTTAACCCTAACTTTACCTTTGCTGAGTATGATTCCAAAGAAGAAAAACAATACAAGTCGAGCCAAGTCGCGGCGTTTCGTAACATCACCTTTGCTACAGACAGCTATACAATTAAAGGTGAAGAAAACCTTGCAATCCTCGCGAACTTGGTCCACCACATGAAAAAAAATCCAAAAGCTACACTTTATATTGAAGGACATACTGATGAGCGTGGGGCTGCATCGTATAACCTTGCCTTAGGATCCCGGAGAGCAAATGCGATTAAAGAGTATCTCCTAAAGCAGGGAATCTCTGGAGACCGCCTCTCTACCATTTCCTATGGAAAAGAACACCCTATAAATTTGGGGCACAACGAACTAGCATGGCAACAAAATCGCCGTACCGAGTTTAAGATTCATGCGCGCTAA
- the groEL gene encoding chaperonin GroEL, with product MVWVFKSQFEGLSALKRGVHALTKAITPTFGPRGYNAVIKKGKAPLFLTKNGIRIAKEIILQDSFEYLGLKLAKEALIKVIEQTGDGSTTTLVLIDALFTHGLKGIAAGLDPQEIKAGILLSVEMVHQKLQKQAIKLQSLEDVLHVAKISANHDVSLGKMVATAVFQADPKGVFSSEERELKKFALGKRVKSGYLSPYFVTRPETMDVVWEEAFVLILSHSLVSLNEELIQYLELISEQNAHPLIIIAEDFDQNVLRTLILNKLRNGFPVCAVKVPGSREVRQAVLEDLAILTGATLIGGVSEHCEKSVSLSVLGRVKQVTITKEMFTFFQGGGRVEAINSRKQELCLAMAKSTSECESQKFEERLAIFVGSVPQIQITADTDTEQRERQFQLEAALRATKAAMKGGVVPGGGVAFLRAANSIEIPKNLSSGMTFGFESLLRAVQTPLKVLAQNCDKSSEEVLHTILSQENPRFGYNGMTDTFEDLITAGISDPLIVTSSSLKCAVSVSCLLLTSSFFISSRTKT from the coding sequence GTGGTTTGGGTATTTAAAAGTCAATTTGAGGGACTTTCAGCATTAAAACGGGGAGTGCATGCTCTTACTAAAGCCATAACTCCGACTTTTGGACCTCGAGGGTATAATGCTGTAATTAAAAAAGGAAAAGCTCCTCTTTTCTTGACCAAAAACGGAATTCGAATCGCTAAGGAAATCATTCTTCAAGACTCATTCGAATATCTTGGATTGAAACTTGCAAAGGAAGCCTTGATAAAAGTTATAGAACAGACTGGAGATGGCTCAACAACAACTCTTGTTCTTATCGACGCTCTTTTTACCCATGGTCTAAAAGGTATTGCTGCAGGCTTAGATCCTCAAGAGATCAAAGCAGGCATTCTATTGTCTGTCGAAATGGTCCATCAGAAATTACAAAAACAAGCTATTAAGCTACAGTCGCTCGAAGACGTTTTGCATGTGGCTAAGATTTCGGCAAATCATGACGTTAGTTTAGGTAAAATGGTTGCAACTGCGGTATTTCAAGCCGATCCTAAGGGAGTATTCTCTAGTGAAGAAAGAGAACTTAAAAAATTTGCTTTGGGAAAGAGAGTAAAAAGTGGGTACCTTTCTCCGTATTTTGTTACACGTCCAGAGACCATGGATGTTGTCTGGGAAGAAGCTTTTGTACTTATCCTATCACACAGTTTGGTTTCTTTAAACGAAGAACTAATTCAATACTTAGAACTTATTTCCGAACAGAACGCACATCCTTTAATTATCATAGCAGAAGATTTTGATCAGAATGTTTTAAGAACTTTGATTTTAAATAAACTTAGAAATGGTTTTCCTGTTTGTGCTGTGAAAGTCCCAGGATCTAGAGAAGTGCGGCAAGCCGTTCTGGAAGATCTTGCTATTTTAACAGGAGCAACTCTTATAGGGGGAGTATCAGAACATTGTGAGAAATCAGTTTCCTTAAGTGTTTTAGGTCGTGTTAAACAGGTCACGATCACTAAGGAAATGTTTACGTTCTTTCAGGGAGGGGGACGAGTAGAGGCTATAAACTCTAGAAAACAAGAGCTTTGTTTAGCGATGGCTAAGAGTACTTCAGAGTGTGAATCTCAGAAATTCGAAGAGCGGTTAGCTATATTTGTGGGAAGTGTCCCGCAAATTCAAATTACTGCAGATACAGATACAGAACAAAGAGAACGTCAGTTTCAGCTAGAAGCTGCCTTGCGCGCCACAAAAGCTGCAATGAAAGGAGGAGTTGTTCCTGGCGGGGGAGTTGCTTTTTTACGAGCAGCAAATTCTATTGAGATTCCTAAAAACTTATCTTCTGGTATGACTTTTGGTTTTGAAAGTCTTTTACGAGCAGTACAAACTCCCTTGAAAGTTTTAGCTCAAAATTGTGATAAGTCTTCAGAAGAGGTGCTTCATACCATTCTCTCTCAAGAGAATCCTAGGTTCGGTTATAATGGTATGACTGATACATTCGAAGATCTTATAACTGCAGGGATCAGCGATCCCCTCATTGTAACATCCTCTTCATTAAAATGCGCGGTTTCGGTATCATGTCTCTTGCTAACGAGCTCCTTTTTTATCAGTTCAAGAACAAAAACGTAA
- a CDS encoding inclusion-associated protein has protein sequence MMKYLPYIMSATLIHGIILFLVFASPLPKKHLRPKAFQEKLVTIPPKTPLHALPGTINPSKTIPLSVATQPQQQAAPLPSQEIVQKLPQSPALKVVKKESPKTAKTPAVAEKQIPPTTTKKTQISQTQLQALSEVAQALSLHVDKIEKSDASLKDISWAPTSQLTIRSELQATQEEELCELFRTHMALPSKGSVRIKLVLSPNGDVQECIFLSDVSAADKQLLSNRIQAIPFQKFLEKYKVSKNISFHIKLLSNES, from the coding sequence ATGATGAAATATCTTCCCTATATAATGAGTGCGACACTTATTCATGGCATAATTCTTTTTCTTGTGTTTGCTTCTCCCCTTCCTAAAAAACATTTACGACCCAAAGCATTTCAAGAAAAACTTGTTACTATTCCACCTAAAACTCCTCTCCATGCACTCCCAGGAACTATAAATCCATCCAAAACGATCCCACTCTCTGTAGCTACCCAGCCACAACAACAAGCCGCACCTCTCCCTTCTCAAGAGATCGTACAAAAACTACCACAAAGCCCTGCGCTAAAAGTTGTAAAAAAAGAATCTCCTAAGACAGCAAAAACACCTGCTGTAGCAGAGAAACAAATTCCCCCTACAACTACAAAAAAAACACAGATATCACAAACGCAGCTGCAAGCACTATCCGAAGTAGCCCAAGCCCTTTCCCTCCATGTAGATAAAATTGAGAAAAGTGACGCTTCTCTCAAAGACATCTCCTGGGCACCCACATCTCAGTTAACAATACGCTCAGAACTTCAAGCAACTCAAGAAGAAGAACTTTGTGAATTATTTCGCACTCACATGGCTCTGCCTTCTAAAGGATCTGTGCGTATTAAATTAGTCCTTTCTCCAAATGGAGATGTTCAAGAATGCATTTTTCTTTCTGATGTAAGTGCGGCTGACAAGCAACTGCTTTCCAATCGCATTCAAGCAATTCCATTTCAAAAATTTCTCGAAAAATACAAAGTCTCGAAAAATATTTCTTTTCATATTAAACTTCTCAGTAATGAATCCTAA
- a CDS encoding MotA/TolQ/ExbB proton channel family protein, whose translation MVHFPHNPIIQAYTEADFFGKSIFFCLLVLSLCTWTVLHQKLAVQKKFLKSGKSLKDFLIKNRHAPLSLDIHPELSPFADLYFTIKRGTLELLDKNRQCAPDRGPILSSEDIQSLETLLGAIMPKYKALLHKNSFIPATTISLAPFLGLLGTVWGILVAFTHIGSGSSGNSAIMEGLATALGTTIIGLFVAIPSLIAFNYLKAHSSELISEIEQTAYLLLNSIEVKYRNTNL comes from the coding sequence ATGGTACACTTCCCTCATAACCCCATCATTCAGGCCTACACGGAAGCAGATTTTTTCGGTAAAAGTATATTTTTCTGCCTTCTTGTTCTTTCTTTGTGTACTTGGACAGTACTACACCAAAAGCTTGCTGTTCAAAAAAAATTTTTAAAATCAGGAAAATCTCTTAAAGATTTCTTGATTAAAAACCGTCACGCACCCCTGTCTCTCGATATCCATCCCGAACTCAGTCCCTTTGCAGACCTATATTTTACTATAAAACGAGGAACATTGGAGCTCCTAGATAAAAATCGACAATGCGCTCCAGATCGAGGCCCTATCCTTTCTTCTGAAGACATCCAGTCTCTGGAAACGCTGTTGGGAGCCATCATGCCCAAATATAAAGCTCTTTTACATAAAAATAGCTTTATTCCAGCTACAACAATCAGCTTGGCTCCTTTTCTAGGGCTTTTGGGTACAGTATGGGGGATTTTAGTAGCTTTTACTCACATTGGCTCGGGAAGCAGTGGGAACTCAGCAATTATGGAAGGACTAGCTACAGCTCTGGGGACTACAATTATAGGACTCTTCGTAGCAATACCATCACTGATTGCTTTTAACTATCTTAAAGCACATTCTTCTGAATTGATTTCTGAGATAGAACAAACAGCATATCTGCTACTGAATTCTATAGAAGTCAAATATCGTAACACGAACTTATGA